Part of the Thermoanaerobaculia bacterium genome is shown below.
GGTGGTCCCCGTCTTGCCGGCGATGTCGAGCGGCAGGTCGGCGAGCCGGGCGCCGGTGCCGCGATCGATCACCCCCTGGAGCATCGAAGTCAGGACGAACGCCGTCGCCGGCTCGACCGCCTTGACCGCTTCGGCTTCGTGCCGTTCGAGGGTGCCGCCGCTGCCGGAGAGCACCCGCTCCACCAGATAGGGCTTCACCAGGACTCCCTGGTTGGCGAAGGTGGCGTAGGCGGCGGCGACCTCCATCGGCACCAGATCGGCCGAGCCGAGGGCGAGGCTGGGATAGGGGGGGAGTGGCGTCGTGATGCCGCAGCGGCGCGCGAAGTCGATGGCCCTCTGCGCGCCGACGAGGTCCATGAGCTTGACGGAAGTCACGTTGACGGAAAGCTCGAGTGCGCGGCGCAGGGTCAGCAGGCCGTAGTAACGGCGATAGTAGTTCCGCGGGCTGTAGGTCGGCAGGCCGTCGGCGCCGGGGAAGAGCGCGGGGGCGTCGAACAGGGTATCCGCGGCAGTGAATCCGTTTTCGAGCGCGGCGCCGAAGACGAACGGCTTGAACGACGAACCGACCTGGCGCAGGGCCTGGGTAGCGCGGTTGAAGCGGCTGCGGCGGAAGTCCCAGCCGCCGACCATGGCGCGCACGGCGCCCGTGGCCGACTCGAGGACCAGGACGGCGCCCTCCACCTCGGGCTCCTGTTCCAGCCGCCAGTAGGGTTCGCCGGGCTTCTTCGGCTCCTCGGCCTCCCGGAACCAGGCGAGATCGCCGACTTTCAGGATCTCGGACGGCGCCCGGCGCCCCGTCCAGGCGATCCCGGGTGTTCTCACCGCGATCGCTCCCTCCGGGGTCCGGACCCGGGCCTCGAGCGGGCCGGTCTCGAGGACCAGCCCCGGAACCCAGGAGTCGGGCATCGGGTTCCTCCCGGCGGCGCTCTCGATGGCGTCGCCCTCGAGGTCGAGCCGCTGGGCGCGCAGGATCGGACCGCGATAGCCGCGCCGGTGGTCCAGGCGCAGCAGACCCGTGCGGAGCGCCTGCTCGGCTGCCGCCTGGATGGCCAGGTCGAGCGTCGTCTGGACCTGCAGACCTTCGTGGTAGAGCCGGTCGACGCCGTAGGTCTTCTCGAGGTGCTTGCGGACCTCCTCGGCGAAGAACGGTCCGACGTCGGCCGGGCGGGGCGACCGCACGACGGCGAGCGGGCTCGCGACGGCCTGGCGATGGTCGGCCTCTGAGATGAACCTCTCGGCGAGCATCCGGTTGAGCACGTAGTTGCGGCGCGCCACCACTCGGTCCGGGTGCCGGAACGGGCTGAACTGGCTCGGCCGCTGCACGATGCCGGCGAGCGTGGCGGCCTGCGGCAAGGTCAGCTCTCCGACACCGTGGCCGAAATAGGCGCGGGCGGCGCTCTCCATGCCGTAGTTGGCGTGGCCCAGGAAGACCACGTTGCAGTACATCGTGAGGATCTGTTGTTTGGAGAGCTGCTTCTCGAGCTCGACAGCGAGAAAGGCCTCGGAGACCTTGCGCCGCCAGCTCTTCTCGTCGGTGAGGAAGAGCTTCCGGGCGAGCTGCATGGTGATCGTGGAGGCCCCCTGGGCGTGGCGGCCACGGCGCAGGTTCACCGCGATCGAGCGCAGGATGCCGAGCGCGTCGATGCCGCCGTGGCGGAAGAAGTTGCCGTCCTCGGCCGCGAGAATGGCGTCGCGCAGCAGGGGTGGGATCTCCCCCTGGTCGAGCATCAGTCGCCGTTCGCGGGCGTAGGAGGCGAAGGCGACGGTGCCGGCGCGGTCGTGGATCTGGGTGACCAGCTTCGGACTGAAGCTGGCGATCGAGTCCACCTGGGGAACATGGATCGCCGCGGCGAAGCCCACGCCGGCGGCGACGCCGCAGGCAGCGGTGGCGAGGAACTGCAGGAGATAGCGGCGCTTGCGGCGGGGCTTGCGGGTCGCAACAGGCGACGGGGCCACCGCCCGCACGAGGGACGGCTCGTCAGGCGGTACCGACGAAGAACTCACGTCGGTCATTATAGTCTTCGCTGCGATGGAGGACCGAGCGATGAACGATTCCCTGCCACCCCTGCCGGAGCCTCACGCGAAACCGTTCGCCCCCGAGAAGATCGCCGGCGGCGGCGGTTGCCAGAGGCCCCTGCTGGTCGGATGCGGTGTCCTGGCGCTGCTCCTCGGGATCGCCGCGGTGGTCTTCGTCGTCAAGGCCAAGGACGTCCTCGCCTACGCCATCAACCAGCTGCGGACGGAAGTGATGACGCATCTTCCCGAGGACGCTCCGGAGACCGAGCGCCAGCGCCTCGAGACCGCCTTCGACGCCGCCCTCACCCGCATGCGCAGCGGTGAGCTCGAGCCGGCGTCGCTGCAGGAGCTGCAGAAGAAGCTCACCGCTGCGGCCTCGGCCGCTTCGACCCGAAACCTGACTCGCGAGGAGCTCGCCGGTCTGATCGGGGCGCTGGACAAGTTCAATCGGGTGGGCACCCCCGCCCCGGCAGGCGTTCCCGCAGGGGAGCCGGTGGCCCCGGCGGCCGCGCCTTCCGACCCGCCGGGCGGCGCGACGGCGCCCGGCGAGGCGACGAAGCCTCCGGCTCCTTGAATCGCTTCGAGCTCGTCTCCCCGTTCTCTCCCCAGGGCGATCAGCCGGCGGCGATCGAACAGCTCGCCCTCGGCCTCGAGCGCGGCGAGAAGGAGCAGGTCCTGCTCGGGGTCACCGGCTCCGGCAAGACGTTCTCGATCGCCAAGGTCGTCGAGCGCGTGAACCGGCCGACGCTCGTGCTGTCGCACAACAAGACCCTCGCCGCCCAGCTCTTCCAGGAGTTCCGGAGTTTCTTCCCGCACAACGCCGTCGAGTACTTCGTCTCCTACTACGACTACTACCAGCCAGAGGCCTACGTTCCGCAGTCGGACACCTATATCGAGAAGGAAACCAACATCAACGAGGAGATCGACCGCCTGCGTCTGCGCGCCACCAAGGCGCTGTTCGAGCGCCGGGACGTGCTGCTCGTCGCGTCGGTGTCCTGCATCTACGGCCTGGGCTCGCCGGAGTCGTTCTTCGGGATGCTGGAGTTCTTCGAAAAGGGGAGCGCGACCGGCATGGACCGGGCGCTCGCCCGCCTGGTCGCCATGCAGTACCAGCGCACCTCGCTCGACCTCTTTCACGGCAGTTTCCGGGTCCGCGGCGACATTCTCGAAGTGCTGCCGGCGTACGAGGACAACGCCCTGCGCATCGAGTACTTCGGCGACGAGATCGAGCGCATCACGCGCTTCGACCCGCTGCGCGGCGAGGCGATCGAGCTGCTCGACCGGGTCGCCGTCTTCCCGCGCACCCACTACGTGACGCCGAAGGAGAACCTCGAGCGCGCCATCGGCTCGATCCAGCGCGAGCTCCGGGCGCGCCTCGACGAGCTCGAAGCGGAAGGCAAGCTCCTCGAGCGCCAGCGTCTCGAGCAGCGCACGCGGTTCGATCTCGAGATGCTCAAGGAGACGGGCTACTGCCACGGCATCGAGAACTACTCCCGGCATCTCTCGGGGCGCCAGGCCGGAGAGGCGCCACCGACGCTCCTCGACTACTTCCCGCAGGATTTCCTGCTGATCGCCGACGAGAGCCACCAGACCCTGCCGCAGGTGCGCGGCATGTTCCACGGCGACCGCTCGCGCAAGCAAACGCTGGTGGATTTCGGTTTCCGTCTGCCCTCGGCGCTCGACAACCGGCCGTTGACCTTCGAGGAGTTCGACGCCCGGATCGGGCAGCGGATCTACGTTTCGGCCACGCCAGCGCCGTGGGAGCTGGCGCGGGTCGGCGGCGTGGTGGCGGAACAGCTCATCCGGCCGACCGGCCTCCTCGACCCCGAGATCGAGATCCGGCCGGCGAAGGGGCAGGTGGACGACCTGCTCGAGCGCATCCGCGAGGTCAGCGCGCGCGGCGAGCGGACTCTGGTGACGACCCTCACCAAGAAGATGGCGGAGGAGCTCACGCAGTACCTCATGGAGTGCGGCGTCCGGGTGCGTTACCTGCACAGCGACGTCGAGACGCTCGAACGCTCGGCCATCATCACCTCGCTGCGCCGCGGCGAGTTCGACGTTCTGATCGGGATCAACCTGCTGCGTGAGGGGCTCGACCTGCCGGAGGTGTCGCTGGTCGCGATCCTCGACGCCGACAAGGAGGGGTTCCTGCGCAGCGAGACGGCGCTCATTCAGACCTCCGGGCGCGCGGCGCGCAACCTCAACGGCAAGGTCGTTCTCTACGCGGACGTCGAAACGAACTCCATCCGCCGCACGGTCGCGGAGACCGGCCGCCGCCGGGTTCGACAGGAGACCTACAACCGCGAGCACGGCATCGAGCCGCGGACGATCCTCAAGGACATCCACAGCCCGCTGGTGGCGATGAGCAACCTCGACTACTCGGCCGGCCTGAGCTCCCGGCTGCTCGAGGTGGCCGACGGTCCCGAAGTGCCGCTCGCGCAGCGCATCGCCAGAGTGGAGAAGGAGATGAAGGCGGCGGCCAAGCGCCTCGAGTTCGAGGAAGCGGCGCAGTTGCGCGACCGCCTGAAGGAGCTTCGCGAGCAGCAGATCTATGTCGGATGAGACGCTGACGAGGCCGCTCCCGGTGCCGACGGTCTGATGCACGACGATCTTCGCCGGCAGATCGAGGCGCTTCCGGACACCCCCGGTATCTACGTCTTCCGCAACCTCGCCGGCGAGGCGCTCTACGTCGGCAAGGCGAAGTCTCTGCGCAAGCGGGTGCCCGCCTACCTCGGGCGGGATCTCGAGCCCCGGCT
Proteins encoded:
- a CDS encoding PBP1A family penicillin-binding protein, yielding MTDVSSSSVPPDEPSLVRAVAPSPVATRKPRRKRRYLLQFLATAACGVAAGVGFAAAIHVPQVDSIASFSPKLVTQIHDRAGTVAFASYARERRLMLDQGEIPPLLRDAILAAEDGNFFRHGGIDALGILRSIAVNLRRGRHAQGASTITMQLARKLFLTDEKSWRRKVSEAFLAVELEKQLSKQQILTMYCNVVFLGHANYGMESAARAYFGHGVGELTLPQAATLAGIVQRPSQFSPFRHPDRVVARRNYVLNRMLAERFISEADHRQAVASPLAVVRSPRPADVGPFFAEEVRKHLEKTYGVDRLYHEGLQVQTTLDLAIQAAAEQALRTGLLRLDHRRGYRGPILRAQRLDLEGDAIESAAGRNPMPDSWVPGLVLETGPLEARVRTPEGAIAVRTPGIAWTGRRAPSEILKVGDLAWFREAEEPKKPGEPYWRLEQEPEVEGAVLVLESATGAVRAMVGGWDFRRSRFNRATQALRQVGSSFKPFVFGAALENGFTAADTLFDAPALFPGADGLPTYSPRNYYRRYYGLLTLRRALELSVNVTSVKLMDLVGAQRAIDFARRCGITTPLPPYPSLALGSADLVPMEVAAAYATFANQGVLVKPYLVERVLSGSGGTLERHEAEAVKAVEPATAFVLTSMLQGVIDRGTGARLADLPLDIAGKTGTTNDYTDAWFVGYTPRFTILVWVGYDQKRSLGKKMTGAEAALPIWREIAESGLRDGWLMEGEQFVAPPGVEFRSVEYRTGLAATPAAERTIQEAFIAGTGPDRLYEARWGRILDLPWAQQRPFYSAKERERMPDGLTAENFPTETAEDDTAEN
- the uvrB gene encoding excinuclease ABC subunit UvrB codes for the protein MNRFELVSPFSPQGDQPAAIEQLALGLERGEKEQVLLGVTGSGKTFSIAKVVERVNRPTLVLSHNKTLAAQLFQEFRSFFPHNAVEYFVSYYDYYQPEAYVPQSDTYIEKETNINEEIDRLRLRATKALFERRDVLLVASVSCIYGLGSPESFFGMLEFFEKGSATGMDRALARLVAMQYQRTSLDLFHGSFRVRGDILEVLPAYEDNALRIEYFGDEIERITRFDPLRGEAIELLDRVAVFPRTHYVTPKENLERAIGSIQRELRARLDELEAEGKLLERQRLEQRTRFDLEMLKETGYCHGIENYSRHLSGRQAGEAPPTLLDYFPQDFLLIADESHQTLPQVRGMFHGDRSRKQTLVDFGFRLPSALDNRPLTFEEFDARIGQRIYVSATPAPWELARVGGVVAEQLIRPTGLLDPEIEIRPAKGQVDDLLERIREVSARGERTLVTTLTKKMAEELTQYLMECGVRVRYLHSDVETLERSAIITSLRRGEFDVLIGINLLREGLDLPEVSLVAILDADKEGFLRSETALIQTSGRAARNLNGKVVLYADVETNSIRRTVAETGRRRVRQETYNREHGIEPRTILKDIHSPLVAMSNLDYSAGLSSRLLEVADGPEVPLAQRIARVEKEMKAAAKRLEFEEAAQLRDRLKELREQQIYVG